One stretch of Nocardia mangyaensis DNA includes these proteins:
- a CDS encoding SDR family oxidoreductase: MVAVEIDLSEQIVLVTGGVRGVGAGISRAFLAAGATVLTCARRPADEPITLGDRGTEHFTCDVRDADAVAALFEQILDRHGRIDHVVNNAGGAPFALADAASPRYHSKIVELNLLAPLLISQQANAVMQKQDAGGSIVMVTSVSGHRPSPGTAAYGAAKAGLDNLATSLAVEWAPKVRLNSIVVGPVETELSHLHYGDADGLAAVASTVPLGRLASPADVGSAAVFLASPLAAYISGAALLVHGGGERPAFLDAANANH, translated from the coding sequence ATGGTGGCTGTAGAAATCGACCTTTCCGAGCAGATCGTTCTGGTGACCGGCGGTGTGCGCGGCGTCGGCGCCGGAATCAGCCGGGCCTTCCTCGCCGCGGGCGCGACGGTGCTGACCTGCGCCCGCAGGCCCGCCGACGAACCGATCACCCTCGGCGATCGCGGCACCGAACACTTCACCTGCGATGTGCGCGACGCCGACGCGGTCGCCGCGCTGTTCGAGCAGATCCTCGACCGGCACGGCCGGATCGACCACGTGGTGAACAACGCCGGTGGCGCGCCCTTCGCGTTGGCCGACGCCGCGAGCCCCCGGTATCACTCGAAGATCGTCGAGCTGAATCTGCTCGCCCCCCTACTCATCTCGCAGCAGGCCAACGCGGTGATGCAGAAGCAGGACGCGGGCGGGTCGATCGTGATGGTCACCAGCGTCAGCGGGCACCGGCCCTCGCCGGGCACCGCCGCCTACGGCGCGGCCAAGGCCGGCCTGGACAACTTGGCCACCTCGCTGGCCGTCGAATGGGCGCCCAAGGTGCGCCTGAACTCGATCGTGGTCGGCCCGGTGGAAACGGAACTGAGCCACCTGCACTACGGCGATGCCGACGGCCTGGCCGCGGTGGCGAGCACCGTCCCCCTCGGCCGTCTCGCCAGCCCCGCCGACGTCGGCTCGGCCGCTGTCTTCCTTGCCTCACCGCTGGCCGCCTACATCAGCGGCGCCGCCCTGCTGGTCCACGGCGGCGGCGAACGCCCCGCCTTCCTGGACGCCGCCAACGCGAACCACTGA
- a CDS encoding SDR family oxidoreductase, whose translation MDDQQQICAGRTVIVTGAGRGIGRAHALAFAAAGARVVVNDVGTALDGAATTETPAQLVVDEIVAAGGEAVANYDDVADWEGARRLIRQAVDTFGGLDVLVNNAGFVRDRMLVNLGEDEWDAVVRVHLKGHFATMRHAAEYWRGESKAGRPVDARVINTSSGAGLQGSVGQGNYGAAKAGIAGLTLTASAEFGRYGVTVNAIAPAARTRMTETVFADTMAAPDSGFDAMAPENISPLVVWLGSTESAGVTGRMFEVEGGKVALAQGWRHGAPVDRGARWNPAELGPVVAELIEKSVPPEPVYGA comes from the coding sequence ATGGATGATCAGCAGCAGATCTGCGCGGGACGCACGGTGATCGTCACCGGCGCGGGGCGGGGGATCGGTCGCGCGCACGCGCTCGCCTTCGCCGCGGCCGGTGCGCGCGTGGTGGTCAACGATGTGGGCACGGCGCTCGACGGTGCCGCGACCACCGAGACGCCCGCGCAGCTGGTCGTCGACGAGATCGTCGCGGCCGGGGGTGAGGCGGTGGCCAACTATGACGATGTCGCCGATTGGGAGGGTGCGCGCAGGCTGATCCGGCAGGCCGTCGACACCTTCGGCGGGCTCGACGTGCTGGTGAACAATGCGGGCTTCGTGCGCGACCGCATGCTGGTCAACCTCGGCGAGGACGAATGGGACGCGGTGGTCCGCGTGCACCTCAAGGGCCACTTCGCCACCATGCGTCACGCCGCCGAGTACTGGCGCGGAGAGTCGAAAGCGGGTCGCCCGGTCGATGCCAGGGTGATCAACACCAGCTCCGGCGCCGGCCTGCAGGGCAGCGTCGGGCAGGGCAACTACGGCGCCGCGAAGGCGGGTATCGCGGGACTCACGCTCACGGCGTCGGCCGAGTTCGGCCGCTACGGCGTGACGGTGAACGCCATTGCCCCCGCCGCCCGCACCCGGATGACCGAGACCGTGTTCGCCGACACCATGGCCGCCCCGGATTCCGGCTTCGACGCGATGGCTCCGGAGAACATCTCGCCGCTGGTCGTGTGGCTCGGCAGCACCGAGTCGGCGGGCGTGACCGGTCGGATGTTCGAGGTCGAGGGGGGGAAAGTGGCGTTGGCCCAGGGCTGGCGGCACGGCGCTCCGGTCGATCGTGGCGCCCGCTGGAACCCAGCCGAGCTGGGTCCGGTGGTCGCCGAACTGATCGAGAAGAGCGTGCCGCCGGAGCCGGTGTACGGCGCATAG
- a CDS encoding ImmA/IrrE family metallo-endopeptidase, translating into MSRSKTQSTSRSYRRVAAAVDAVCAVAADFDATTLDEVVAAVSLERDREIEITSAQLGPGVCGQRRFYPERDIIVLADALPSRDHTLAHELGHIVFDHEGAPAVETTLEVSDDLIAYMLSQRAHAQIVDDGLDDLAEWEAETFAAMLMTRLRVFNNRGAGVSVLRFDEALG; encoded by the coding sequence ATGAGCAGGAGCAAGACCCAGTCCACCTCGCGGTCCTACCGACGCGTCGCCGCCGCGGTGGACGCGGTGTGCGCGGTCGCCGCCGATTTCGACGCGACCACCCTCGATGAGGTGGTCGCGGCGGTCTCACTCGAACGCGACCGCGAAATCGAGATCACCAGTGCGCAATTGGGCCCCGGTGTGTGTGGGCAGCGCCGGTTCTATCCGGAACGCGACATCATCGTCCTCGCCGACGCCCTGCCCAGCCGCGACCACACTCTCGCCCACGAACTGGGCCACATCGTCTTCGACCACGAAGGCGCCCCCGCGGTGGAGACCACGCTCGAGGTCAGCGACGACCTGATCGCCTACATGCTCAGCCAGCGCGCGCACGCCCAGATCGTCGACGACGGTCTCGACGATCTCGCCGAGTGGGAGGCCGAGACCTTCGCGGCCATGCTGATGACCCGGCTGCGCGTGTTCAACAACCGGGGCGCAGGCGTCTCGGTCCTTCGATTCGATGAGGCACTCGGATGA
- a CDS encoding helix-turn-helix domain-containing protein encodes MADFAARLNKLFETVHPPGRKPHTNAEVAAALTASGHPISKPYLSQLRSGQRTNPSDETVAALAKFFKVKPDYFFNDIYAAKIDHDLELLAQLQGYGLRRLSSRAFDLSEESQNLLTSMAEKLRASEGLPEIPPDGTE; translated from the coding sequence ATGGCTGATTTCGCGGCGCGGCTGAACAAGCTGTTCGAAACCGTGCATCCCCCGGGGCGCAAGCCGCACACCAACGCAGAGGTTGCGGCTGCGCTGACTGCCTCCGGGCATCCGATCTCGAAGCCGTATCTCTCGCAGTTGCGGTCGGGACAACGTACGAACCCGTCTGACGAGACGGTGGCCGCCCTGGCGAAGTTCTTCAAGGTCAAGCCTGACTACTTCTTCAACGACATCTACGCGGCCAAGATCGATCACGACCTGGAGCTGCTCGCGCAGCTGCAGGGCTACGGGTTGCGTCGACTGTCGAGCAGGGCATTCGACCTCTCCGAAGAATCACAGAATCTGCTCACCTCGATGGCGGAGAAGTTGCGGGCCAGCGAAGGCTTGCCCGAAATTCCTCCGGACGGAACAGAATAG
- a CDS encoding steroid 3-ketoacyl-CoA thiolase, translated as MGTPVIVEAVRTPIGKRRGLLSGLHAAELLGLAQRGLLDRAGLDPAEVEQVIGGCVTQAGEQSNNITRTAWLHAGLPWQTGATTIDAQCGSAQQANHLVAGLIATGAIEVGIACGVEAMSRVPLGANVGTEAGPRRPASWSIDLPDQFGAAERIARRRGITRADIDEFGLRSQQLAAKAWAEGRYDREVLPVSAPVLDSEGALTGEKAEVTRDQGLRATTREGLAALKPVVADGMHTAGTSSQISDGAAAVLLMDETVARRKGLRPRARIHTQVLVGAEPEFHLDGPVQACTRLLERSGMSIGDIDVFEINEAFASVALSWASVHQPDMERVNVNGGAIAIGHPVGSTGSRLITTALHELERTGAGTAMVLMCAGGALATGTIIERL; from the coding sequence ATGGGAACACCCGTCATCGTCGAAGCCGTGCGTACTCCGATCGGGAAACGGCGCGGGCTACTTTCGGGACTGCACGCCGCCGAACTGCTCGGCCTGGCCCAGCGCGGCCTGCTCGACCGGGCCGGACTCGACCCGGCCGAGGTGGAGCAGGTGATCGGCGGCTGCGTCACCCAGGCGGGCGAGCAGTCCAACAACATCACCCGCACCGCCTGGCTGCACGCGGGCCTGCCCTGGCAGACCGGCGCGACCACCATCGACGCCCAGTGCGGCTCGGCCCAGCAGGCCAACCACCTCGTCGCCGGCCTCATCGCGACCGGGGCGATCGAGGTCGGTATCGCCTGCGGCGTCGAGGCGATGAGCCGGGTGCCGCTGGGCGCCAATGTCGGCACCGAGGCCGGACCGCGGCGGCCCGCGTCATGGTCGATCGATCTGCCCGACCAGTTCGGCGCGGCCGAGCGCATCGCCCGCAGGCGCGGCATCACCCGTGCCGACATCGACGAATTCGGCCTGCGCTCACAGCAATTGGCGGCCAAGGCGTGGGCCGAGGGCCGCTACGACCGCGAGGTGCTCCCGGTCTCGGCGCCCGTGCTCGACAGCGAGGGCGCACTGACCGGCGAGAAGGCGGAGGTGACCCGCGATCAAGGCCTGCGCGCGACCACCCGCGAGGGCCTGGCCGCACTGAAGCCCGTGGTGGCCGACGGCATGCACACCGCGGGCACGTCATCGCAGATCTCCGACGGCGCCGCCGCGGTCCTGCTCATGGACGAAACCGTCGCACGCCGAAAGGGTTTGCGGCCGCGGGCGCGCATCCACACCCAGGTCCTGGTCGGTGCCGAGCCGGAGTTCCACCTCGACGGCCCGGTACAGGCGTGCACGCGACTGCTCGAGCGCTCCGGAATGTCGATCGGCGATATCGATGTATTCGAGATCAACGAAGCATTCGCCTCGGTGGCACTTTCGTGGGCTTCTGTACATCAGCCGGACATGGAACGGGTAAATGTCAACGGCGGTGCGATCGCAATCGGGCATCCGGTTGGTTCCACCGGTTCACGTTTGATCACGACCGCGCTGCACGAACTGGAGCGCACCGGCGCCGGGACCGCCATGGTGCTGATGTGCGCCGGTGGCGCACTCGCCACCGGCACGATCATCGAGCGCCTGTAG
- a CDS encoding cytochrome P450: MVDPRNEATGTQPNLPEGFDVTDPAIYAERVPAEEFAELRRSAPIWWNPKSPDVGGFHDDGFWVVSKHADVKEVSRRSDVFSTYENTAIPRFNDDITREQIELQRFVILNKDAPEHTKLRKLIAKGFTPRAVNGLRAELSARAEKIVKAAAESGGGDFVTQVACELPLQAIAELIGVPQEDRMKVFEWSNDMTGYDDPDNVDVDPVTASMELLGYSYQMAEARKACPADDLVTTLIEADVDGESLTPEEFGFFVIVLAVAGNETTRNAISHGMIAFMENPDQWELFKKERPASAVDEIIRWATPVTSFQRTALEDTELGGVQIKKGQRLVMLYRSANFDEDVFENPEKFDIMRQDNQHLAFGGTGAHFCVGANLARLEIDLIFNAIADHLPDITKVGDPKRLHSGWLNGIKELPVDYKTTTSGCPVAH; encoded by the coding sequence GTGGTAGATCCGCGCAATGAAGCCACGGGCACGCAGCCGAACCTCCCCGAGGGGTTCGATGTGACCGACCCTGCCATCTACGCCGAGCGTGTCCCGGCGGAGGAGTTCGCCGAGCTGCGCCGGTCGGCGCCGATCTGGTGGAACCCGAAGTCGCCCGACGTCGGTGGTTTCCACGATGACGGCTTCTGGGTGGTGAGTAAGCATGCCGACGTGAAAGAGGTCTCCCGTCGCAGCGACGTGTTCTCCACCTACGAGAACACCGCCATTCCCCGGTTCAACGACGACATCACCCGCGAGCAGATCGAACTGCAGCGTTTCGTCATTCTCAACAAGGACGCGCCGGAGCACACCAAGCTGCGCAAGCTGATCGCCAAGGGCTTCACCCCGCGTGCGGTCAACGGGCTGCGGGCCGAGCTGTCGGCGCGCGCCGAGAAGATCGTCAAGGCCGCCGCGGAGTCCGGCGGTGGCGACTTCGTCACCCAGGTGGCCTGCGAACTGCCGCTGCAGGCGATCGCCGAGCTCATCGGCGTCCCGCAGGAAGACCGGATGAAGGTCTTCGAGTGGTCCAACGATATGACCGGCTACGACGATCCCGACAATGTCGACGTCGACCCGGTCACCGCGTCGATGGAGCTGCTGGGCTACTCGTACCAGATGGCCGAGGCCAGGAAGGCGTGCCCGGCCGATGACCTGGTCACCACCCTGATCGAGGCCGATGTCGACGGTGAGTCGCTCACCCCGGAGGAGTTCGGCTTCTTCGTCATCGTGCTGGCGGTGGCGGGCAACGAGACCACCCGCAACGCCATCAGTCACGGGATGATCGCGTTCATGGAGAACCCCGACCAGTGGGAGTTGTTCAAGAAGGAGCGGCCGGCGAGTGCGGTGGACGAGATCATCCGCTGGGCCACTCCGGTCACCTCCTTCCAGCGCACCGCGCTCGAGGACACCGAACTCGGCGGCGTGCAGATCAAGAAGGGTCAGCGCCTGGTGATGCTGTACCGCTCGGCCAACTTCGACGAGGACGTTTTCGAGAACCCGGAGAAGTTCGACATCATGCGCCAGGACAACCAGCACCTGGCCTTCGGCGGCACCGGTGCCCACTTCTGCGTCGGCGCGAATCTGGCTCGCCTGGAGATCGACCTGATCTTCAACGCGATCGCCGACCATCTGCCCGACATCACCAAGGTCGGCGACCCCAAGCGCCTGCATTCGGGTTGGCTCAACGGCATCAAGGAACTGCCGGTCGACTACAAGACCACCACCTCGGGGTGCCCTGTCGCCCACTGA
- a CDS encoding nuclear transport factor 2 family protein, producing MTETALDRSARAAGLASQAAVRAKDKAAWVALFAEDGIVEDPVGPSGFDPDGVGHRGHAAIGAFWDKAIAMTESIEFRFEDSFACGNEIAFTGLIRTTLGGHVIDAEGVFTYKVDAEGKIAALRAFWEVERAVATTRAVS from the coding sequence ATGACCGAGACCGCTCTCGACCGCTCGGCACGCGCCGCCGGTCTCGCTTCCCAGGCCGCTGTCCGGGCCAAGGACAAGGCGGCCTGGGTCGCCCTGTTCGCCGAGGACGGCATCGTCGAGGACCCGGTCGGTCCGTCGGGTTTCGACCCCGACGGCGTCGGCCACCGGGGCCACGCGGCGATCGGCGCGTTCTGGGACAAGGCGATCGCGATGACCGAGTCGATCGAGTTCCGCTTCGAGGACTCCTTCGCCTGCGGCAACGAGATCGCCTTCACCGGCCTGATCCGCACCACCCTCGGCGGGCACGTGATCGACGCCGAAGGGGTCTTCACCTACAAGGTCGATGCCGAGGGCAAGATCGCCGCCTTGCGCGCCTTCTGGGAGGTCGAGCGCGCCGTCGCCACTACTCGCGCCGTGTCCTGA
- a CDS encoding TIGR03619 family F420-dependent LLM class oxidoreductase: MKFTLGIALSPLDQLTELAKTAEECGFTSIGLPDSLFYMKSQAADYPYTPDGSRFWGPETPWVDPLIAAAAMAAVTTELRFYTNVLKLGSRNPLLLARQVGSLANMSGNRFGFGVGIGWAPEEFEWCGVPYERRGARVDEMIEVIKLVLDGGMVEFHGEFYNFDSLQMSPAPSQRVPFYIGGHTGPALRRAARVGDGWTSAMMKFEQLETTIATLNDLRTEYGRSAEPFEIQAVCIDRYGRDGYQDLADAGVTDTIVVPWLMDGIGFDGELAAKQESLRRFAEKYIADPIVAKVKS; the protein is encoded by the coding sequence ATGAAGTTCACTCTCGGAATCGCGCTGAGCCCACTCGACCAGCTCACCGAGCTGGCCAAGACGGCCGAGGAATGCGGCTTCACCTCGATCGGCCTGCCGGACTCGCTGTTCTACATGAAGTCCCAGGCCGCCGACTATCCCTACACCCCCGACGGCAGCCGGTTCTGGGGACCGGAGACGCCCTGGGTCGACCCGCTGATCGCGGCGGCGGCCATGGCGGCGGTGACCACCGAGCTGCGGTTCTACACCAACGTCCTCAAGCTCGGTTCACGCAATCCACTGTTGCTGGCCCGCCAGGTGGGTTCGCTGGCGAACATGTCCGGCAACCGGTTCGGCTTCGGTGTCGGAATCGGCTGGGCACCAGAGGAATTCGAGTGGTGCGGTGTGCCGTATGAGCGGCGCGGCGCGCGGGTCGACGAGATGATCGAGGTGATCAAGCTCGTTCTCGACGGCGGCATGGTCGAATTCCACGGCGAGTTCTACAACTTCGACTCGCTGCAGATGAGCCCCGCGCCCAGCCAGCGGGTGCCGTTCTACATCGGCGGCCACACCGGCCCCGCCCTGCGCCGCGCCGCCCGCGTCGGCGACGGCTGGACCTCGGCGATGATGAAGTTCGAGCAGCTGGAAACCACCATCGCCACGCTCAACGACCTGCGCACCGAGTACGGCAGGTCCGCGGAACCGTTCGAGATCCAGGCCGTGTGCATCGACCGTTACGGCCGCGACGGCTATCAGGATCTGGCCGACGCGGGGGTCACCGACACCATCGTGGTGCCGTGGCTGATGGACGGGATCGGGTTCGACGGCGAGCTCGCCGCCAAGCAGGAATCGCTGCGCCGGTTCGCCGAGAAGTACATCGCCGATCCCATCGTCGCGAAGGTGAAGTCATGA
- a CDS encoding thiolase domain-containing protein: MNGQRTQGFPAAVLGTGQTHHVTKRSDVSMAGMCREAIDRALEDSGLTIADIDAVVVGKAPDYFEGVMMPELYLAEALGAIGKPLLRVHTAGSVGGSTGVVAANLVQAGVHGKVLAIAWEKQSESNAMWALSIPVPFTMPVGAGAGGYFAPHVRSYIRRSNAPMHIGAMVAVKDRRNGAKNPLAHLHQPDITLESVLASQMLWDPIRFDETCPSSDGACAVVIGNAEAAAAVEAEGKKVAWVHGTAMRTEPTTFAGRDQVNPQAGRDAAAALWQSAGITDPLEEIDVAEIYVPFSWFEPMWLENLGFAAEGDGWKLTDKGETEIGGRIPVNPSGGVLSSNPIGASGLIRFAEAAKQVMGRAGAYQVTDARKALGHAYGGGSQYFAMWVVGSERPE; encoded by the coding sequence ATGAACGGTCAGCGGACGCAGGGCTTCCCCGCAGCGGTGCTCGGCACCGGCCAAACTCATCACGTGACAAAACGCTCCGACGTGTCCATGGCGGGCATGTGCCGCGAGGCGATCGATCGCGCACTCGAAGACTCCGGCCTGACCATCGCCGATATCGACGCCGTCGTGGTCGGCAAGGCGCCCGACTACTTCGAGGGCGTCATGATGCCGGAGCTGTATCTCGCCGAGGCGCTCGGCGCCATCGGCAAGCCGCTGCTGCGCGTGCACACCGCCGGATCGGTCGGCGGCTCCACCGGCGTGGTCGCCGCCAACCTGGTGCAGGCGGGCGTACACGGCAAGGTGCTCGCCATCGCCTGGGAGAAGCAGTCGGAGTCGAATGCCATGTGGGCGTTGTCGATTCCGGTGCCGTTCACCATGCCGGTGGGCGCGGGTGCGGGCGGCTACTTCGCCCCGCACGTGCGCTCCTACATCCGCCGCTCGAACGCGCCCATGCACATCGGCGCCATGGTGGCGGTGAAGGATCGGCGCAACGGCGCGAAGAACCCCCTCGCCCACCTGCATCAGCCCGACATCACCCTCGAATCGGTGCTGGCTTCCCAAATGCTGTGGGACCCCATTCGTTTCGACGAGACCTGCCCCTCCTCCGATGGCGCTTGCGCAGTGGTGATCGGCAATGCCGAGGCCGCGGCGGCGGTCGAGGCCGAGGGCAAGAAGGTCGCGTGGGTGCACGGGACGGCGATGCGCACCGAGCCGACCACCTTCGCCGGTCGCGACCAGGTCAATCCGCAGGCGGGCCGCGACGCGGCGGCCGCGCTGTGGCAATCCGCCGGGATCACCGACCCGCTCGAGGAGATCGACGTCGCCGAGATCTACGTGCCGTTCTCCTGGTTCGAGCCGATGTGGCTGGAGAATCTCGGCTTCGCCGCCGAGGGCGACGGCTGGAAACTCACCGACAAGGGCGAGACCGAGATCGGTGGTCGCATCCCGGTGAATCCGTCCGGTGGCGTGCTCTCGTCCAACCCGATCGGCGCCTCCGGCCTGATCCGCTTCGCCGAGGCGGCCAAGCAGGTGATGGGCCGGGCCGGCGCCTACCAGGTGACCGACGCGCGCAAGGCACTCGGACACGCGTATGGCGGTGGCTCCCAGTACTTCGCGATGTGGGTCGTCGGAAGCGAGCGTCCGGAATGA
- a CDS encoding thiolase domain-containing protein: MPEIAVVGFAHAPHVPETFGTTNGVEMLVPCFQQLYADLGITKSDIDFWCSGSSDFLAGRAFSFISAVDAIGAVPPINESHVEMDAAWALYEAWVKLLSGQAETALVYGFGKSSAAESIQQVLTMQLDPYLVAPLWPDAVSIAGLQARAGLDAGRWTEQEMAAVAGGDIEALLAAPYVADPLRAHDIAPVTDGAAAIVLAVGDRARELCERPAWITGMAHNIDAQALGGRDLTRSPSTTRAAAAATRGDTTFDLAELHAPFSHQQLILAEAIGLSPDTRVNPSGGPLAGNPMFAAGLERIGNAATAIISGDANRTLAHATSGPALQQNLVAVLESEDR, translated from the coding sequence ATTCCCGAAATCGCGGTGGTGGGGTTCGCCCACGCACCGCATGTGCCGGAGACCTTCGGCACCACCAACGGCGTCGAGATGCTCGTGCCGTGCTTCCAGCAGCTCTACGCCGATCTCGGCATCACCAAGTCCGATATCGACTTCTGGTGCTCGGGGTCCTCGGATTTCCTGGCAGGCCGGGCCTTCTCGTTCATCTCGGCGGTCGACGCGATCGGCGCCGTGCCGCCGATCAACGAGTCGCACGTCGAGATGGACGCGGCCTGGGCCCTGTACGAGGCGTGGGTGAAGCTGCTGTCCGGCCAGGCCGAGACCGCGCTCGTCTACGGCTTCGGCAAGTCCTCGGCCGCCGAGTCCATCCAGCAGGTACTGACCATGCAGCTCGATCCGTACCTGGTCGCGCCGCTGTGGCCGGACGCCGTCTCGATCGCGGGCCTGCAGGCGCGGGCCGGGCTGGACGCCGGCCGCTGGACCGAACAGGAGATGGCCGCCGTCGCCGGCGGTGACATCGAAGCCCTGCTGGCGGCACCCTATGTCGCCGATCCGCTGCGCGCCCACGACATCGCGCCGGTCACCGACGGTGCCGCCGCGATCGTGCTCGCGGTCGGCGATCGGGCCCGCGAACTGTGCGAGCGCCCGGCGTGGATCACCGGAATGGCGCACAACATCGACGCCCAGGCACTCGGTGGTCGCGACCTGACCCGCTCACCGTCCACCACCAGGGCCGCCGCGGCCGCCACCCGTGGCGACACCACCTTCGACCTGGCCGAACTCCACGCGCCGTTCAGCCATCAACAGCTGATCCTGGCCGAGGCGATCGGCCTGTCCCCCGACACCCGGGTCAATCCGTCCGGCGGTCCGCTCGCGGGCAACCCGATGTTCGCGGCGGGCCTGGAACGGATCGGCAACGCCGCCACGGCCATCATCTCCGGCGACGCGAACCGGACTCTCGCTCATGCGACCAGCGGCCCCGCGCTGCAGCAGAACCTGGTCGCCGTTCTGGAATCGGAGGACCGATGA
- a CDS encoding Zn-ribbon domain-containing OB-fold protein yields MTQGNTAVEVLSAPLRVQFDYTRSVGPIIGAFLTGLRERRILGVRGSDGRVLVPAQEYDPITSAPLAELVEVAPTGTVQSWTWVPEPLPGQPFDRPFAWALIQLDGADTALLHALDVTDPTQLSTGMRVRARWADEPTGSITDIACFEPGEAAAAAPPTDDTAEPVTMVTTPVDLSYKHTASPQESVYLRGLAEGKLIGGRSEAGGRVYFPPRGANPTDGTPTDDLVELPDKGTVTTFCIVNVPFLGQRIKPPYVAAYVLLDGADIPFLHLVLGCEASEVRMGMRVEAVWKPREEWGHALANIDHFRPTGEADAPYESYQHHL; encoded by the coding sequence GTGACCCAGGGGAATACCGCAGTGGAAGTATTGAGTGCACCCCTCCGGGTGCAGTTCGACTACACCAGATCCGTCGGACCTATCATCGGCGCCTTCCTGACCGGACTGCGCGAACGCCGAATACTCGGCGTTCGCGGCAGTGACGGCCGGGTGCTGGTGCCCGCCCAGGAGTACGACCCGATCACCTCGGCCCCGCTGGCCGAGCTGGTCGAGGTCGCGCCGACCGGCACGGTGCAGTCATGGACATGGGTGCCCGAACCGCTGCCAGGCCAGCCGTTCGACCGCCCGTTCGCCTGGGCGTTGATCCAGCTCGACGGCGCCGATACGGCCCTGTTGCACGCGCTGGACGTCACCGACCCGACCCAGCTGAGCACCGGCATGCGCGTGCGCGCCCGGTGGGCCGACGAGCCAACCGGCAGCATCACCGACATCGCCTGCTTCGAACCGGGCGAGGCCGCCGCGGCAGCGCCACCCACCGACGACACCGCCGAGCCGGTCACCATGGTGACCACCCCCGTCGATCTGAGCTACAAGCACACCGCGTCCCCTCAGGAGAGCGTCTACCTGCGCGGTCTGGCCGAAGGCAAACTGATCGGCGGACGCTCCGAGGCGGGCGGGCGGGTGTATTTCCCGCCGCGCGGCGCCAACCCGACCGACGGCACCCCCACCGATGATCTGGTGGAGCTGCCCGACAAGGGCACGGTGACCACCTTCTGCATCGTCAACGTGCCGTTCCTCGGCCAGCGCATCAAGCCGCCGTACGTGGCCGCCTATGTGCTCCTCGACGGCGCCGACATCCCGTTCCTGCACCTGGTTCTCGGCTGTGAGGCGTCCGAGGTGCGGATGGGCATGCGAGTCGAGGCCGTGTGGAAGCCGCGCGAGGAATGGGGCCACGCCCTGGCCAACATCGATCACTTCCGCCCGACCGGCGAGGCCGATGCCCCGTACGAGTCCTACCAGCACCACCTCTGA
- a CDS encoding LLM class F420-dependent oxidoreductase, whose product MKFGLQLGYWAAQPPANAGELVIAAEETGFDAVFAAESWGSDAFTPLAWWGSRTERVRLGTSVAQLSARTPAAAAMHALTLDHLSGGRAILGLGVSGPQVVEGWYGQPFAQPLRRTREYVDIVRKVLAREAPVTSEGKHYGLPYAGPGATGLGKPLKPIVHPLRADLPIWLGAEGPKNVAQTAEIADGWLAIYYAPRLAGMYNEWLDEGFARAGARRGRADFEIAASAQVVLTDEPAAEIERMRWVTSLYIGGMGAPELNFHAQVYKRMGYAREVDEISALFQAGRKAEAAAAVPDELITDTAIFGTEDHVRTRLKEWEDAGVTMMLISVSDADQMRRLQTLVST is encoded by the coding sequence ATGAAATTCGGACTGCAACTCGGTTACTGGGCTGCGCAGCCACCCGCCAATGCCGGCGAGCTGGTGATCGCGGCCGAGGAAACCGGCTTCGACGCCGTGTTCGCGGCCGAGTCCTGGGGCTCGGACGCCTTCACGCCGCTGGCCTGGTGGGGGTCGAGGACCGAGCGGGTGCGCCTGGGAACCTCGGTCGCGCAGCTGTCGGCGCGCACCCCGGCCGCGGCCGCGATGCACGCGCTCACCCTCGATCACCTCAGCGGCGGCCGGGCCATCCTCGGTCTCGGTGTCTCCGGCCCGCAGGTGGTGGAGGGCTGGTATGGCCAGCCGTTCGCGCAGCCGCTGCGCCGCACCCGCGAATACGTCGACATCGTGCGCAAGGTGCTGGCCCGCGAGGCTCCGGTGACCTCCGAGGGCAAGCACTACGGGCTGCCCTACGCCGGTCCCGGCGCGACGGGACTGGGCAAACCGCTCAAGCCGATCGTGCATCCGCTCCGTGCCGATCTGCCGATCTGGCTGGGGGCGGAGGGGCCGAAGAATGTCGCCCAGACCGCCGAGATCGCCGACGGCTGGCTGGCGATCTACTACGCCCCGCGCCTGGCGGGCATGTACAACGAGTGGCTCGACGAGGGCTTCGCGCGAGCGGGCGCCCGCCGTGGCCGGGCCGATTTCGAGATCGCCGCCAGCGCGCAGGTGGTGCTGACCGATGAGCCGGCGGCCGAGATCGAGCGGATGCGCTGGGTCACCTCGCTCTACATCGGTGGCATGGGCGCCCCAGAGCTGAACTTCCACGCCCAGGTGTACAAGCGGATGGGCTACGCGAGGGAGGTCGACGAGATCTCGGCCCTGTTCCAGGCGGGTCGCAAGGCCGAGGCCGCGGCGGCGGTGCCCGACGAGCTGATCACCGACACCGCGATCTTCGGCACCGAGGACCACGTGCGCACCCGGCTGAAGGAATGGGAGGACGCCGGGGTGACGATGATGCTGATCTCGGTTTCGGACGCCGATCAGATGCGTCGGCTCCAAACCCTTGTATCGACCTAG